In Desulfomonile tiedjei DSM 6799, a genomic segment contains:
- a CDS encoding prenyltransferase has product MERIVDWLRGVRVQFLSLSVVLVFLGTSIAVSEGLHNPGYSVLALLGLLLLHASVNLLNDYSDYHSGIDFATNATPFSGGSGMLIAGRIAPSAALCVGIACVVVNIVIGLYFVKVTNWQLMPLLLVGVFTVCCYTDVLARCTLGEIFAGLGLGLLPVLGCYFIQVGHYSAKAFVAGIPAGLLTFNLLLLNEFPDYPADCKGGRKNLLMLLGVERAGRLYAFVMALVYISIATGVVLHLIPGYCLLGLLTIPVALKSIKWAWNHTNDLGTVIPALQANVIANLGTQTLLGVGFLVSSQG; this is encoded by the coding sequence TTGGAAAGAATTGTGGATTGGCTCAGAGGTGTCCGAGTGCAGTTCTTGTCGTTATCTGTTGTACTGGTGTTCTTGGGCACATCAATAGCCGTGTCGGAGGGATTGCATAATCCGGGCTACTCTGTTTTGGCATTACTTGGCCTTCTCTTGCTCCATGCCAGCGTCAATCTCTTGAATGACTATTCCGATTATCACAGCGGAATCGATTTTGCTACGAATGCCACTCCATTCAGTGGTGGCAGTGGAATGCTGATTGCCGGCCGTATTGCGCCATCAGCCGCTCTCTGTGTAGGCATTGCCTGCGTGGTGGTCAACATCGTTATAGGACTCTATTTTGTAAAGGTAACGAACTGGCAGCTTATGCCGTTACTATTGGTCGGAGTATTCACCGTTTGCTGTTACACGGATGTCCTGGCAAGGTGCACTTTGGGAGAAATCTTTGCGGGGTTGGGTTTGGGCCTGTTACCCGTTTTGGGCTGCTATTTTATCCAAGTGGGGCATTATTCTGCGAAGGCTTTTGTTGCAGGAATTCCTGCCGGATTGCTCACATTCAATTTGCTGCTTCTCAACGAATTCCCGGACTACCCTGCAGACTGTAAAGGTGGACGCAAGAATCTGCTGATGCTGCTGGGCGTCGAGCGAGCCGGTCGATTGTACGCTTTTGTGATGGCTCTCGTGTATATCAGTATAGCAACAGGGGTGGTGTTACATTTGATACCAGGTTATTGCCTGCTTGGATTGTTGACGATTCCTGTAGCACTCAAATCCATAAAATGGGCCTGGAATCATACAAACGATCTGGGCACGGTAATCCCGGCGCTTCAAGCCAACGTGATCGCAAATCTGGGAACACAGACGCTCCTGGGCGTTGGTTTTCTGGTCTCATCACAGGGATGA